Proteins encoded by one window of Flagellimonas lutaonensis:
- a CDS encoding TlpA family protein disulfide reductase, whose amino-acid sequence MLSKVKILVIVGIVILGNLTYGQDKQFGFHYSITEIDQNFDVDKVFYKDTGRKITKRTFSELIRKNPNLYLEKEIDEHGNVVRYFYDPKNQVANNTPNARNELIEKGNFPNFKMTTIDQTKIDLKELKGKLVILRFELCANDFRFKKHEIQKLDEKINALANKKSVKSIIVFQCNKNEVRKGFDLKNSNFELVANGQNFIEKYGITRFPSTLLLDQNGNFIEKYSYSEDIDLEEFLKN is encoded by the coding sequence ATGTTGAGCAAAGTGAAAATTCTTGTTATTGTTGGCATAGTGATTTTGGGTAACCTAACTTATGGGCAGGATAAGCAATTTGGTTTCCACTACTCCATAACTGAAATCGATCAAAATTTTGATGTTGACAAGGTATTTTACAAAGATACTGGGCGCAAAATTACAAAAAGAACATTTAGTGAATTGATAAGGAAAAATCCAAATTTGTATTTGGAAAAGGAAATTGATGAGCATGGTAATGTTGTTCGATATTTTTATGATCCCAAAAATCAAGTTGCAAATAACACTCCCAATGCCCGAAATGAATTGATTGAAAAAGGAAATTTCCCAAACTTTAAAATGACAACAATCGACCAAACAAAAATTGATCTTAAAGAACTAAAAGGGAAACTTGTAATTTTAAGATTTGAACTTTGTGCAAATGATTTCAGATTTAAAAAGCATGAAATTCAAAAACTCGACGAAAAAATAAATGCTCTTGCAAACAAGAAAAGTGTTAAATCCATAATTGTATTCCAATGTAATAAAAATGAAGTTCGAAAAGGTTTCGACCTTAAGAATTCCAATTTTGAATTGGTTGCCAACGGACAAAACTTTATAGAAAAATATGGCATAACACGTTTTCCTTCAACTCTCTTGCTTGACCAAAATGGAAATTTTATAGAAAAATATTCTTACTCAGAAGATATTGATCTTGAAGAATTTTTAAAAAATTAA
- a CDS encoding fructosamine kinase family protein, which translates to MSSLLKQHLETILGEPVKTISAVSGGDISNAHMVTTANERYFVKSSNDSSASAMYEAETKGLQQLAATNTIKVPIIFKIGHLGDVSYLVMEHVESKRPSEQDFERLGYQLAQLHLAWTATRFGNDHDNFIGSLPQSNRQHIDWVTFYVEERLLPQLEMAMRQELLLKQQIPPATKMRDVCQHFFGEVRPSLLHGDLWGGNYLISTDGIPYLIDPAVYVGHSEVDLAMSRLFGGFGNAFYRAYHEIISPHENQKDCNDIYQLYYLLVHLNLFGSSYRSSVLRILGKYFR; encoded by the coding sequence TTGTCTTCTTTATTAAAGCAACACTTAGAAACCATTTTGGGCGAGCCCGTAAAAACGATAAGTGCGGTTTCAGGTGGCGACATCTCAAATGCCCACATGGTTACGACCGCCAATGAACGGTATTTTGTTAAAAGCTCAAACGATTCAAGCGCCTCGGCCATGTACGAGGCCGAAACCAAGGGTTTGCAACAATTGGCGGCCACCAATACCATAAAAGTTCCCATCATTTTTAAAATTGGTCACCTTGGGGATGTTTCCTATTTGGTAATGGAGCATGTTGAAAGCAAACGGCCGTCAGAGCAGGATTTTGAACGTTTGGGATATCAGTTGGCACAGCTACATTTGGCCTGGACAGCCACAAGATTTGGCAACGACCATGACAATTTTATCGGCAGTTTGCCCCAAAGTAATAGGCAGCACATTGATTGGGTCACGTTTTATGTCGAAGAACGCTTGCTACCGCAGCTAGAAATGGCCATGAGACAAGAATTGTTGTTGAAACAGCAGATTCCCCCCGCCACAAAAATGCGCGACGTGTGCCAACATTTCTTTGGGGAAGTGCGCCCATCCCTACTCCACGGCGACCTTTGGGGCGGCAATTACTTGATTTCCACCGATGGCATACCCTACTTGATTGACCCGGCCGTGTATGTGGGCCATTCAGAGGTTGACTTGGCGATGAGCCGCCTCTTTGGTGGGTTTGGCAATGCTTTCTATAGGGCCTATCACGAAATTATTTCTCCCCATGAAAACCAAAAAGATTGCAATGATATCTATCAGTTGTACTATCTATTGGTACATCTGAACCTGTTTGGAAGTTCGTATCGGAGTTCGGTGTTGCGAATTTTGGGAAAATATTTCAGGTAA